A region from the Brassica napus cultivar Da-Ae chromosome C8, Da-Ae, whole genome shotgun sequence genome encodes:
- the LOC111198562 gene encoding non-specific lipid-transfer protein 2 — MCWNPIINMKFTGVVCIAFVIVLLSALAPTKAVFEEKVACIPTELMTCIPALQTGSQPSAECCGKLKEQESCLCGYIQNPLFSQYVTSENAHKVLATCGIPYPTC, encoded by the coding sequence ATGTGTTGGAACCCAATaatcaacatgaagttcacaGGAGTAGTATGCATCGCATTTGTGATAGTCCTTCTGTCGGCTTTAGCTCCGACCAAAGCAGTCTTTGAAGAGAAAGTGGCATGCATCCCGACAGAACTTATGACATGCATACCAGCATTACAAACCGGAAGTCAACCGTCCGCTGAATGCTGCGGAAAACTGAAAGAACAAGAGTCGTGTTTGTGTGGTTACATACAAAATCCATTGTTTTCTCAGTATGTTACATCTGAAAATGCTCACAAAGTTTTAGCGACTTGTGGTATACCTTATCCTACttgttaa
- the LOC111212910 gene encoding 40S ribosomal protein S15a, protein MVRISVLNDALKSMFNAEKRGKRQVMIRPSSKVIIKFLIVMQKHGYIGEFEYVDDHRSGKIVVELNGRLNKCGVISPRFDVGVKEIEGWTARLLPSRQFGYIVLTTSAGIMDHEEARRKNVGGKVLGFFY, encoded by the exons ATGGTGAGAATCAGTGTACTCAACGATGCTCTCAAGAGCATGTTCAATGCCGAGAAGCGTGGCAAGAGGCAGGTCATGATCAGGCCCTCCTCAAAAGTCATCATCAAGTTTCTCATCGTCATGCAGAAGCAcg GTTACATTGGTGAGTTTGAGTATGTAGATGACCATCGTTCCGGCAAAATCGTTGTGGAGTTGAACGGGAGGTTGAACAAGTGTGGCGTTATCAGCCCGCGTTTTGATGTTGGTGTTAAGGAGATTGAAGGTTGGACTGCTCGTCTGCTTCCTTCCAGACAG TTCGGGTACATTGTGTTGACTACTTCAGCTGGGATCATGGACCATGAAGAAGCCAGGAGAAAGAATGTCGGAGGCAAGGTCCTCGGTTTCTTCTATTGA